The Camelina sativa cultivar DH55 chromosome 18, Cs, whole genome shotgun sequence DNA window AGTGTTTTCATGAGTTGTATGTGTTTGCTGTTCAAAAATACCGGAGCTAGAAGTATTCtatatagtttttgtatttaattttgcaGGGGTTCCTCCTCTAGTGTCTCGGCGTGTTCTTGAGACATTGACATACTTGGCTCGAAATCATATGTACGTAGCAAAAATTCTGCTTCAGTCCAGGCTTTCACTGCCTTCCTTGCAAGGTTCGGCACCCTCAGACAAAGCACATGGAAAAGCTGTTGTAGTAAGTGATGATTATATGGGCAGAAAGGAGCACGAACCCGAATCTATAGCTTTTGCGTTGCTTCTCAGTCTCCTGAACCAGCCTCTTTATTTGAGAAGTGTGGCTCATCTCGAACAGGTATTTCTTTTCATTCAGTGATATGTATTAGCTTTATTTAGTTTTACTATAATCAATTCACGTATGGATGTGTTTTCTCATCATATAATCCAGCTGTTAAACTTACTGGAGGTCATCATTGACAATGCTGAAAGAAAGTCTGATACAGCAGACAGATCAGATGGGTCTGCCAGTCAGCAACAATCAACACCTCAAGGTTTAGAAGTTGAAAACAATTCAGAAAATCATGATATTATATCTGGTTCTACTGATACAATAACGAAGCCAATAGATTCATCTGCAAGTTCCTCCACCAGAGCAGAGAGTGAATGTGATGTTCAGAGTGTGTTGCTGAATCTTCCCAAAGCCGAGCTGTGTCTGCTTTGTTCCTTACTTGCACGTGACGGGTATGTCGGATGCTTATCTACGATAACTTACTTTAAATCTTTCAATCATAGCTTAAATGTATAAGTTTCTACATCTTGTCTAACTACTTATTCTGTCCATTCAGTTTGTCAGATAACGCATACACCCTTGTGGCGGAGGTGCTGAAAAAACTTGTGGCAATTGCTCCGAGCCATTGTCATTTGTTTATAACTGAGCTTGCAAATGCAATACAAAACCTGACGAGAACAGCGATGAGTGAACTTCACATGTTCGGTGAAGCAGTTAAAGCGCTGCTAAGTACCACTTCGTCCGATGGATCTGCAATTTTGAGGGTTTTGCAGGCATTAAGCTCCCTCATTGGTTCGTTAATCACAAAAGGGAAAAACCAGCCACAGAATTCAGAAGAGCATCTCGCTGTGCTTTCTCAGCTGTCGAACATCAATTCAGCTTTGGAACCTCTGTGGCTGGAGTTAAGCAATTGCATATGCAAAATTGAGGTGCATTCTGAGTCTTCGACTATTACTATATCTCCGTCGTTGAGCTCAACAACAAGGGTAGCTGGAGTAAGCCAGTCACTTCCTGCTGGTGCCCAGAACATCTTGCCTTATATAGAGTCATTTTTTGTTACTTCTGAGaagttgcatccatcacagtcAGGTTCAGGTCATGATTTTGGGGTCCCCATGGCTTCTGAAGTTGAGGAACAGCCGAAGGGTCCAGGACCTAGCTCCAAGGTGGATGAGAAGTATGCGTCTTTTATCAGGTTTTCTGAAAGGCACAGGAAGCTTCTTAATGCTTTTATCAGACAAAATCCTGCTCTGCTTGAGAAGTCCTTTTCACTCATGCTGAAGGTCCCACGttttattgaatttgataaCAAACGTGCATACTTCAGATCAAAGATAAAGCACCAGCATGATCATCACCATAGCCCTTTGAGAATCTCTGTGAGAAGAGCATACATTCTTGAAGATTCATACAACCAATTGCGCATGAGGACAACTCAAGAACTGAAAGGTAGATTGACTGTTCATTTCCAAGGAGAAGAAGGTATTGATGCGGGTGGGCTTACCAGGGAATGGTATCAGTTGTTGTCAAGGGTTATTTTTGACAAAGGAGCTCTTTTGTTCACAACCGTTGGCAATGACTCAACCTTCCAACCAAATCCAAACTCTGTTTACCAGACAGAACACCTCTCCTACTTCAAATTTGTTGGTCGTGTTGTAAGTTTTAGCTCCCTTTAATTATGACTTAGACCGAAGTACTCTGGTATATGCGTTAATTTCTAATTTGATATGTCCAGGTTGGAAAAGCTCTATTTGATGGGCAACTCCTTGATGTCCATTTCACTCGTTCCTTTTACAAGCATATCTTGGGAGTTAAGGTTACATACCACGATATTGAAGCCATAGATCCCGATTACTATAAAAACCTGAAATGGATGCTGGAGGTATTTATACTGTTGTAGCACTTGTTAatctttatatactttgattggTTCATGAAATAAAGCCGCACTATCAAATATTCTTGTTACTCATGTGTTCTTCCATATGCAGCATGATATTAGCGATGTCTTAGATCTCACTTTTAGCATTGACGCTGACGAGGAGAAGCTGATACTATATGAAAAAACGGAGGTAACTTGTTCAGTCTTTCAATAGTGTCCCTGAATATTTCtggtgtttttttccttttcttcttaacATCTAAATATCAAATTGCAGGTTACTGACCATGAATTAATCCCTGGAGGTCGGAACATTAAAGTTACTGAGGAGAATAAGCATCAATATGTTGACTTAGTTGCCGAGCATCGATTAACCACCGCCATCCGTCCTCAGATAAATGCATTCCTAGAAGGGTTTAGTGAACTTATCCTAAGAGATCTAATATCCATTTTCAATGACAAGGAATTGGAGTTATTAATTAGTGGTCTTCCTGATATCGACTGTAAGTGATCCTGTACAAAGATATACTCATGGCATTTTCTGTTGGTTTTTAAGACTGTCCAAGTCAAATACAATAAGAGGTTTTATTGACCAATATCGCCTTACATATGTATCAGTGGATGACCTGAGGGTGAATACAGAATATTCTGGGTACAGTCCTGGATCCCCCGTTATTCAGTGGTTCTGGGAGGTTGTTCAGGGATTGAGCAAAGAAGACAAAGCCCGTCTACTGCAGTTTGTAACTGGAACCTCCAAggtaaacaaacatattacaCTTATGTGGCCTTGGTCTTATATACGTTTCTTTGCTTAACTAAAGCCTCCAAAGGTTCTCTTTTGAAGTTAAATGGATTTGACAATCTGAAATGATAAATGGATGTTGAGAACAATAGATTGTAGAAAAAAAAGTGTGGTTGAGCTTTGCGTCCACTAATATTCGAAATCCAACAAACAGGTTCCTCTGGAAGGATTTAGTGCCCTACAAGGAATCTCAGGCGCACAGAAGTTTCAAATCCACAAGGCATATGGAAGTGCAAATCACTTGCCGTCTGCGCATACCTGGTAAATCTCCTTACGGTTttgtatgatgatgataatgaccCCCAAAACATTAGACTTAAacaaacaatatccaaaatgcTTTGCAGTTTCAATCAGTTAGATCTACCAGAGTACCCGTCTAAGGAACATCTGCAGGAGAGGCTACTGCTTGCGATCCATGAAGCTAGCGAAGGATTCGgctttggttaaaaaaaaagagttcccCAAGATTTTTCGACttacttttttcttcctttatttttgtttttattttacatatatctTTTGGTAATGACTTTGTGAATGAGTAGTAGTATTTCTACAATACAGTGCTCTTTTATATTATGGGCAAAGAATGATTCTCCAACCCCTTCATTGTTGTGACTCTCTCTCACTATCTCATGTAAAGTTTACTCAAACGAGGTCGTATCGTTTAGAAAGAGTATTCTTTATTGGCCCCCATCATAAAAATCCCATAAATGACAAATTTAGATACGATGCAAAACCGTTTCTCCTAACTGATGTTTTCTACATTATGAGTCTAATGGTCTGACCAGCTTCAGTAATTTGTAGTATGATAACTGTTTCAACAACATTTTCATATGCATCATGCATGTCTTGCACTCTCCATAAATTTGTTTGGAAAACGTagtttctcttttctctaaTTTTGGACGGATACGTCTTTTAGTAATATACATTAGtaacatataataataagtTATATGACTCGCGATCGAT harbors:
- the LOC109125173 gene encoding E3 ubiquitin-protein ligase UPL1-like — its product is MYVAKILLQSRLSLPSLQGSAPSDKAHGKAVVVSDDYMGRKEHEPESIAFALLLSLLNQPLYLRSVAHLEQLLNLLEVIIDNAERKSDTADRSDGSASQQQSTPQGLEVENNSENHDIISGSTDTITKPIDSSASSSTRAESECDVQSVLLNLPKAELCLLCSLLARDGLSDNAYTLVAEVLKKLVAIAPSHCHLFITELANAIQNLTRTAMSELHMFGEAVKALLSTTSSDGSAILRVLQALSSLIGSLITKGKNQPQNSEEHLAVLSQLSNINSALEPLWLELSNCICKIEVHSESSTITISPSLSSTTRVAGVSQSLPAGAQNILPYIESFFVTSEKLHPSQSGSGHDFGVPMASEVEEQPKGPGPSSKVDEKYASFIRFSERHRKLLNAFIRQNPALLEKSFSLMLKVPRFIEFDNKRAYFRSKIKHQHDHHHSPLRISVRRAYILEDSYNQLRMRTTQELKGRLTVHFQGEEGIDAGGLTREWYQLLSRVIFDKGALLFTTVGNDSTFQPNPNSVYQTEHLSYFKFVGRVVGKALFDGQLLDVHFTRSFYKHILGVKVTYHDIEAIDPDYYKNLKWMLEHDISDVLDLTFSIDADEEKLILYEKTEVTDHELIPGGRNIKVTEENKHQYVDLVAEHRLTTAIRPQINAFLEGFSELILRDLISIFNDKELELLISGLPDIDLDDLRVNTEYSGYSPGSPVIQWFWEVVQGLSKEDKARLLQFVTGTSKVPLEGFSALQGISGAQKFQIHKAYGSANHLPSAHTCFNQLDLPEYPSKEHLQERLLLAIHEASEGFGFG